From the Haliaeetus albicilla chromosome 19, bHalAlb1.1, whole genome shotgun sequence genome, the window ataaaactCTAATTTCGGATGAGTCAGTCATCTCCTCAGAGAAAGCTGACCAGGATGAGCTATCCTTGTGAACGTActcactttggttttttttttctcttgttgaACTCTGTGATTTGTATTACCGTTTCCTTCAAAATTTACTTGAAATCTGCCTGTTATTAAGGTGAGTCTAGCAGTCTGTATTTTGTCTAGAAATAAGGAATAGGCAATATCTCTCAGAGATGGTATTTGGGGGGCATTAGCTGGTCCCTTGTTCGTAGCAGTCAGTGATCCACCAGAAGCCCTGCAGCAGAATAAATTTCATCTGACAGCAAGTGGAAGGTGCTGTCCCTTCATCAAGCCTGCACCTGTGCTTTACTGGCCCTTTGAAGAAGTCTGGGTGCTTTAGAGTcaacaaagaaaatgagaatgatCAGATGCCACAGAGTTATTGTATTTAACACCAGCTGGCAGAGGCTTGTGACCCAGAAGAGTCCTCTGGGATCACAGATGCCTACACATTACTGAGGTCTCGTATCAAATATCGCTAAATGGCATTAATTATACCTAGTTTTCCTGCAATTAATTATTTCaaacttataaaaataaatttaataacAAACAGGCCTATTCATGCTCTGAACCTGCTTCCCACATCCGAGGGAAATGGGTGCTATTCTGACAAAGTGAAGCTGCATTGAAAACATCTTCCTGGTCTTTCAAGATCCTTTGTTTAATTAGGTATCACAAGTggcttttgcagatttttttttttctataaggGTAGTAGTGTCATtgacatttttctaaatttaatttGCATCGTTTAGTCAGAATCTGGCCTTGAACAGACATCTTCCTGAACTGGCAAAGGGGCTTCCATAGGAAAGCTTCAGCGTAGCTTCATCTCAGCCACCGACACCAAATCCAGCTTCCTCACTCATCCCATGGCCAAGCTCTACAGACATCTTGTTTTTAGCTCTCCTTCTGcctttctaaaatatttgcagctTTTTCACACATATTTTGTGTTGTTAGGGCTCCCTTGCAGGATGCAGTTTCTACTTTGTCATGTCCAATGACAGTGCAGAAATAGTCAGTAAAGTCTCCTCCAATAGTAAACCTGAACAGGGAGAGAAAGTCAGATCTAGTTGCATTCCTGACCTAGCTGGATGCAATGCAGACAATATCGCCTCTGTGAAAGACAGAGTGGCACCTGGCCTTGCTGCTAAGCTATATTATTGTCAGTGGGATTAGAAGCTGCCTTATTAGAATCTTCCTCCCatgcctttattttcttccccagacCTCAACAAAAGTATGTGAGCTATGCTTTCCCATCCAGAAACCTTCCTCTTCTTTGGTAGCCTCCATTCAATGGTGCTGACATCATGGTCTCTCTTATACCTGCCTGGTATatcctttctttccccattgAACTCTACCAAGTCAGattcctccttccccaccagAACCACAGCTGTGTCCTCTCTTGCCATCCTGATGTGACATGCCTGTGTTCCCACGTGATTTACAGGCTCCCTTTGACTTGTCACAGGGATATGCTGAAGCACCTGAATCTCAAGGAATCAGGTTGCTACAAATTGCAGTCCCTGATCTCTCTTGTACTCCCTGTTGTTGGCtcaggtttttcctttttactggTTCCAGACATTGTATCACAGTAACTTGCTGGAATAAGCTTACATGTCTGGGTTATGTTCCACGTTGTTAATCCACTTCcacttcttctctctcttcGAGAATATGAGACCAAGTAAGTAGTAATAACTTCTTGTTTGTGAAAAAAGATAACCctagaaaggaaacaaacaatgataatacattaaaattacattttcttcacCAGAGGTGCACAGAAATCTTAGTGCTAAATAGCCAACAGAACTGTGTGCACACCATCTCCTTCCACAGCTTCAGAGGCtaaacttttccatttttaatctCATCTCTCTTCCTGGGGCTTTTAGGAATAGACTAAACAGAATAATACACTTGTGATACCATTAAAGCTATACATTGTAGTTAGCCAGATGAGACGTGTTACCTGGAGACACTTTTCTATTCTGATTGTGATGGGAAAGCCTTTGCAGTTTTTGTCAGAGCAATGGCTCTCACAAATAAGTGTCTGTTCAACTTGTTGGTCTTGATTTGTGTGCTAAATCCCTTTAAAACATAAGTCAGCTAGGCAGAGAGTTTGCTCTTTCCCATGGGAGCATGCTTGGAGACAGAAGCTTCTGGATGCGAGACTTCAAGCACCAAGATGCACCTTACTGTGAAGGTGTTTGCTACCGTACAGAGGTGCTTGCTGTATGTGGCTAGCAGTAGATTATAGGTCCGCAAAGACCTCTAACATGAGAAGACACAAGTGTAACCCATCAGCCCTTTGGCATACAGGTCAAACAACCCTAGGAGCAGCCCCATGAATTTAGATCTCACCAGTTCTTCCTTGCTGTCAATGATCACCAGGTCTGAATTTTTGTCAATACATTCTTTACGGGAGGTGTTCCAGTCAAGTGTTTTCTGCACTGGAGAAAAGAAGTagcatttttccccattttgtttCCAGTCTTGGGGGCAGCCTGCAGGAGGGAAGAACAGGTGTGGAAAAATTAATGTTAACACTAACGAAAGGATCCTATTACAAAAGAAAGGTAAGAGAGTAAGTTACAACCAGAAAAGTACCTGTATGGTCCTACTTAAAATTTCCACCAGACTACTGAGGATCCCTGCCAGTCTAAGATCCCTGTAGCTAATCCCAGCCCAAGAGTCACTAGGCATGAGTCAGAGAAGTAGAATGATGGATAACATTATCCAGCCTTTTAAATCTTTGCTCAGGAGATAAAGAGAAATGGTCAGGGCAAGAAGCagctttcagttttcaaatgtcTTATTTGCctgctgcaaaacacagcactagTGATGCAACTGAAAGACAGAACATTTCTCTCCATTGCCAGGCTGGGTACCGGGAGGAACAGAGAATGGGACCTGGAAACGGTGATAGGATTCAGGGAGACAGGGACTGCCTGATAGAGTTTAGTTGGTTATCCAGCAGCTTGTAAACAGCAAAGGGGAATTGCACTTCGGTAAAATGCTAAGAATGGAGGggtatttgaaaagcaatagaCGCACATTGATCTATCATGTTCGCTACAATGCTGTGATACCAAAGGGATTTTATATTCATGTCCGTTCACCTAGCCACGGGCTTTTCTGTACTAGCATGAGAGCAATCAGTTCTTCCCTCTGAAACAGTAATGCAGCGCTGACCAAGCACTACTTTTAAAGAtgattaaaatgtgaaatgtcTCTGGCCTTGGCAGCTCATCCTATGAGTGTACAGGATAAGGTTGTTTATTCCTGAGATGTCAGGGGTTTTGTCTGTTCGGTTTTCTTCTGAACAAAATCTAGACACTGCCCCCGTCCCCCCCTAAAAAGGCAATCTAACAGGCTTCTGGAAACTGTCTTTTGAATGATAGAAGATTACCTACCTAGTGCCTCTTCAGAGGTGGTGGAGGATGGTTTTGAGTCAGGCGGGCTGCTTGCAGTTGGACGGTCTGGAAATAAGAATACAATTTCTGCTTTGCATGGCTGACCATTTTGCCATATGTTGTCAGAGCTCTTCTGTACCTCCTTGACTCCCACCATCACCCCACACAGAATGCCTACTCCTCACCTTTTGGCTTCTccattgaaaaaaacccaaacctgtcGTACCATACTATGGAGCAGATTTCCAAAGAGCCTAACTCTGGAACTTGACAAAAAATGCTCTGCACATTTTCAGTGCAGCGGTACATGTGGTGTACAGTATACACACAACTATAGCAGTAAGAAGTAAGAGCTGTCTTTGAGAGATGAGTGCTCAAGCCAATCTGTTCTTGGTTAAGCGTGCTTGGAGCTGCAGTCACTGTCTGCTCCTACCCCAAACAACTGGCGTGAGATATTCAGGCAGAGCATACTTGTGCCCCAGCTGGAAGCTGGTCTAACAGTGTTTCCCCCCCAGACCAAAATGAGACGATAGTGTTCATTTTAGGTTTTAAAGCAGATACCCAGGCTGAAATAGCAttgattttcctctttcttctgacACAGTGGTTGTGAGGGATTTGTGCTCCACAGGAGGCTTCTGACTCTGACTCGTGGAGGGAGGcttacaaatttatttttattatctgaTGACTAGCTAGACTGCATGAATTTATCacagagaataagaaaaaaaagagttttgagAGGGTGAAGAAAGTAGCTGAGGCCTTAGATGAACTAAACTTATGCTTAGTTTACTAGAGAAGCTCATGTGATTTTCATGTCTTTGGTTTTATCTGTTTACAAACTCCCTCAAGAGTTTAGATCCTGTTGAAAGTATGGAGTTCAGGGATCACTCACAGTTAACAAGCTGAAGGAGGATTATGTTGTTCCAGCTGGCTCTGTGTAGCAGTAAGAAAATCTTGATATTCTCCCAGCTTCTCTGCTTAGGAAACCTCAGCTTTAAAGACACAATTGTTCATGACATGAATGGGTATTATTAGCTCAACTAACTGGGAGTTGTCTATATCAAAGTTTAAAGAGGCATTTTTGAGGTTATTTGGAGTTGAACAATGAAGGGATGAACAATAACAGTGAAGAAGTATTAAACTAAAAATTGTACGGATAGAATTCTTATACTTGAAACCAAAATTgataaattcctttaaaaaatatatatataaaatgagaaaaaagactGAATTAAAGAAAGTTCTAAGAAACTTGTACCAGAATGGCATGGAGCGTGAAAGAACTGACATCTCTGTAGATTTCATACTAGAGGCAAACgatgaaagaaacagaatattGAAGGAAGAACTTTGTTTACAAGCAGTAAGCTCAAAAATAAGATGAGGGAAAAGAAGTGGAGTGGCCTTTAGATTCAGTGACATCTAATCTCTTCCAGACACTGAAAATTGGTAGTGAAAGGATGGATCCAAAGTATCCAAACTGCAACTAaccacaaggaaggtggcaatCCTGAGCTCTTACTTTCCTTGGGATAAAACCACTTCCCTAGTACCTATGCGTCTTGACAGATCCAAGACCCTGTAGTGCAGTGGGAATGATATCTTGGA encodes:
- the LOC104323891 gene encoding C-type lectin domain family 5 member A-like isoform X1 — protein: MSENLIYADLNLTDSTRPRLQKVTDIPDTTYAELKVQSLDTNAADSYTLSGKSCCSRTRVAVLVAVIILLLVLVVCLILMYRPTASSPPDSKPSSTTSEEALGCPQDWKQNGEKCYFFSPVQKTLDWNTSRKECIDKNSDLVIIDSKEELGYLFSQTRSYYYLLGLIFSKREKKWKWINNVEHNPDMFTIGGDFTDYFCTVIGHDKVETASCKGALTTQNMCEKAANILERQKES
- the LOC104323891 gene encoding C-type lectin domain family 5 member A-like isoform X2 produces the protein MSENLIYADLNLTDSTRPRLQKVTDIPDTTYAELKVQSLDTNAADSYTLSDRPTASSPPDSKPSSTTSEEALGCPQDWKQNGEKCYFFSPVQKTLDWNTSRKECIDKNSDLVIIDSKEELGYLFSQTRSYYYLLGLIFSKREKKWKWINNVEHNPDMFTIGGDFTDYFCTVIGHDKVETASCKGALTTQNMCEKAANILERQKES